A section of the Prionailurus bengalensis isolate Pbe53 chromosome C2, Fcat_Pben_1.1_paternal_pri, whole genome shotgun sequence genome encodes:
- the SMIM11 gene encoding small integral membrane protein 11A isoform X3, with translation MNWKVLEHVPLLLYILAAKTLILCLAFAGVKIYQRKRLEAKLEAEKKKQSEKKDN, from the exons ATGAACTGGAAG GTCCTTGAACACGTGCCCTTGCTGCTGTATATCTTGGCAGCAAAAACCTTAATTCTCTGCCTGGCATTTGCTGGAGTCAAAATCTACCAACGGAAAAGATTAGAAGCAAAactggaagctgagaaaaagaagcaGTCAGAGAAGAAAGATAACTAG
- the SMIM11 gene encoding small integral membrane protein 11A isoform X2 — protein MRPGSIAPARGAVHVGTCSLPAALSEGPFLCRPRRRSLRGLELLTLNMFPSKELEFHHPRWDQGPGREVTYQSAWVLHPELKSSDSWEQQDLTSQFLSPCACLSRPTSTRSDFAIGPA, from the exons ATGCGGCCCGGGTCCATTGCGCCGGCGCGCGGAGCGGTGCATGTCGGGACGTGTAGTCTCCCCGCCGCCTTGAGCGAGGGACCGTTCCTGTGCAGGCCCCGGCGCAGGAGCCTCCGCGGCCTGGAGCT GTTGACTTTAAATATGTTTCCTTCTAAAGAGCTGGAATTTCATCACCCTAG ATGGGACCAAGGCCCCGGGAGGGAAGTCACTTACCAGAGTGCGTGGGTTCTTCATCCAGAACTCAAGTCTTCTGACTCTTGGG AACAGCAAGACCTGACCTCCCAGTTCCTCTCTCCATGTGCTTGTCTGAGCAGGCCCACGTCGACCAGGAGTGACTTCGCAATTGGCCCAGCATGA
- the SMIM11 gene encoding small integral membrane protein 11A isoform X1 yields MRPGSIAPARGAVHVGTCSLPAALSEGPFLCRPRRRSLRGLELLTLNMFPSKELEFHHPRWDQGPGREVTYQSAWVLHPELKSSDSWDIFLKTKMSLTLRGLEKREALIRRPALCSGQENSKT; encoded by the exons ATGCGGCCCGGGTCCATTGCGCCGGCGCGCGGAGCGGTGCATGTCGGGACGTGTAGTCTCCCCGCCGCCTTGAGCGAGGGACCGTTCCTGTGCAGGCCCCGGCGCAGGAGCCTCCGCGGCCTGGAGCT GTTGACTTTAAATATGTTTCCTTCTAAAGAGCTGGAATTTCATCACCCTAG ATGGGACCAAGGCCCCGGGAGGGAAGTCACTTACCAGAGTGCGTGGGTTCTTCATCCAGAACTCAAGTCTTCTGACTCTTGGG atatttttttaaaaaccaagatgaGCTTAACACTCAGAGGACTTGAAAAAAGAGAGGCACTCATCCGCCGGCCAGCTCTTTGCTCAGGacaggag AACAGCAAGACCTGA